A part of Denitratisoma oestradiolicum genomic DNA contains:
- a CDS encoding HD-GYP domain-containing protein: MLKRIGVQHLRTGMFIQEFCGSWMDHPFWRTRFPLRDPKDIQRIIDSGITEVWIDTAKGLDVPAGQAKDESDRQIDLALGHVAVEPLIHRARISYEQEAVRAVKICAKSKQAVASMFQEARMGRALDANDALPLVEEIASSVERNPEALISLARLKTKDDYTYMHSVAVCALMVSLARQLGLGDQETREVGMAGLLHDIGKMYIPLDVLNKPGKLTDEEFTLVKSHPQEGHRVLLEGQGVGAVPLDVCLHHHEKMDGTGYPHRLKSDEISRSARMGAVCDVYDAITSNRPYKSGWDPAESLRKMAEWARGHFDEAIFQAFVKSMGIYPTGSLVRLESGRLGVVIEQSGKSLLMPRLKVFFSTKSGTYLSPEVVDLSRSNCHDRIMGREDAAQWGIKNLHELWTPG; this comes from the coding sequence ATGCTCAAGCGTATCGGGGTCCAGCATCTGCGTACCGGAATGTTCATCCAGGAATTCTGTGGCTCCTGGATGGACCATCCCTTCTGGCGCACCCGTTTCCCGTTGCGGGATCCGAAGGATATTCAGCGCATCATCGATAGCGGTATCACCGAAGTCTGGATTGATACGGCGAAAGGCCTGGATGTGCCAGCGGGACAAGCCAAGGATGAGTCTGATCGACAGATTGATCTGGCGCTGGGCCATGTTGCCGTGGAGCCTCTTATCCATAGGGCGCGGATTTCCTATGAGCAGGAAGCGGTACGCGCTGTCAAAATTTGCGCCAAATCGAAGCAGGCGGTGGCATCGATGTTTCAGGAAGCCCGGATGGGGCGGGCGTTGGATGCGAATGATGCCCTGCCGTTGGTGGAGGAAATCGCCTCATCCGTGGAACGTAATCCGGAGGCATTGATCAGTCTGGCCCGACTTAAGACCAAGGATGATTACACCTATATGCATTCGGTGGCGGTTTGCGCCCTGATGGTGTCCCTGGCCCGGCAGCTCGGACTAGGCGATCAGGAGACACGGGAAGTCGGCATGGCCGGCCTGTTGCACGACATCGGGAAGATGTACATACCCCTGGATGTTCTCAACAAGCCGGGGAAACTCACCGATGAAGAATTCACCCTGGTCAAGAGTCATCCCCAGGAGGGACACCGTGTTCTGCTGGAGGGGCAGGGGGTGGGTGCAGTCCCCTTGGACGTTTGTCTTCACCACCACGAGAAAATGGACGGCACCGGCTATCCCCATCGTCTCAAGTCTGACGAGATCAGCCGGAGTGCTCGCATGGGTGCTGTTTGCGACGTCTATGACGCCATTACCTCCAATCGTCCCTACAAGAGCGGATGGGATCCGGCGGAGTCCCTGCGCAAGATGGCTGAATGGGCCCGCGGCCATTTCGACGAGGCGATTTTTCAGGCCTTTGTCAAAAGCATGGGGATTTATCCCACGGGATCCCTGGTGCGACTGGAGTCCGGCCGCCTCGGTGTGGTCATTGAGCAGAGCGGCAAGTCCCTGCTCATGCCACGGCTGAAGGTGTTCTTTTCCACCAAGTCAGGAACTTACCTTTCCCCCGAGGTGGTGGATCTATCCCGATCCAATTGTCATGACAGGATCATGGGTCGGGAGGATGCCGCCCAGTGGGGCATCAAGAATTTGCACGAGCTCTGGACGCCGGGCTAG
- a CDS encoding chemotaxis protein — protein sequence MAHNGNSLMDSVDGRTKLAGSNRMEILLFELGTHETFGINVFKVREVSKTPAITKAPNMPSGVEGLISLRGNVIPVLSLAKVMGLTDAPPERGGSMMVTEYSKRTLGFLVHGVDRIIRVDWDKVRAPESITSGAHDYITAITEVQGRLVSIVDVEQIMANTFGESVVGQIEPLHEADDLNVFFVDDSAVARKKIAEVLEKLCVRHKHAQNGLEAWTRLSSMAGAAQQSGRNIRDELSLILVDAEMPEMDGYVLTKNIKSDARFEGIPVVMHSSLSSEANRAMGKSVGVDAYVAKFDAEALAETLRPLLLKSLRD from the coding sequence ATCGCACACAACGGTAACTCATTGATGGATTCCGTCGATGGGCGGACCAAACTGGCTGGTTCCAACAGGATGGAAATCCTGTTGTTTGAACTGGGAACCCATGAGACTTTTGGCATCAACGTGTTCAAGGTACGTGAAGTCAGCAAGACACCCGCGATTACCAAAGCCCCCAATATGCCTTCCGGCGTGGAAGGGCTGATCAGCCTGCGGGGGAATGTGATTCCTGTGCTCTCCCTGGCCAAGGTCATGGGCTTGACGGACGCACCACCGGAACGCGGTGGGTCGATGATGGTGACTGAATATAGCAAGCGGACCCTGGGTTTCCTTGTTCATGGTGTCGATCGCATCATTCGCGTGGATTGGGACAAGGTTCGTGCCCCCGAGTCGATTACCAGTGGGGCTCACGACTACATTACGGCGATTACCGAGGTGCAGGGCCGCTTGGTGTCCATCGTGGATGTGGAGCAAATCATGGCCAATACCTTCGGCGAAAGTGTGGTAGGTCAGATTGAGCCGCTGCACGAAGCAGACGATCTCAACGTCTTCTTTGTTGATGATTCGGCAGTGGCCCGAAAGAAAATCGCGGAAGTTCTGGAGAAGCTTTGCGTCAGGCACAAGCATGCCCAGAATGGCCTTGAGGCATGGACGCGTCTTTCGAGCATGGCAGGGGCTGCCCAGCAGAGCGGGCGCAATATCCGGGACGAATTGAGCCTGATCCTGGTGGATGCCGAAATGCCTGAAATGGATGGCTATGTCCTGACCAAGAACATCAAGTCCGATGCCAGATTCGAAGGGATACCCGTAGTCATGCATTCTTCCCTTTCTTCCGAGGCCAATCGAGCCATGGGCAAGTCGGTCGGCGTGGATGCCTATGTGGCCAAGTTTGATGCGGAGGCGCTGGCCGAGACCCTGCGCCCTCTGTTGCTGAAATCCCTGCGAGATTAA
- the cheY gene encoding chemotaxis response regulator CheY: MPADPSKIKFLVVDDFSTMRRIVRNLLKELGFTNVEEAEDGAVALQKLKAGAYDFVVSDWNMPNMDGLTLLQTVRADPQLKHLPLLMITAEAKKENIIAAAQAGASGYIVKPFTAATLNEKLIKIFEKTGL; the protein is encoded by the coding sequence ATGCCTGCCGATCCCAGCAAGATCAAGTTTTTGGTTGTCGATGACTTTTCAACGATGCGGCGCATCGTCCGCAACCTGCTCAAGGAACTCGGCTTCACCAACGTCGAAGAGGCGGAGGATGGCGCGGTTGCCCTGCAGAAACTAAAGGCCGGGGCCTATGACTTCGTGGTCTCTGACTGGAATATGCCGAATATGGATGGCTTGACCTTGTTGCAGACGGTGAGAGCGGATCCCCAGTTGAAGCATCTGCCCCTGTTGATGATCACCGCCGAGGCAAAGAAGGAGAACATCATCGCTGCAGCCCAGGCAGGGGCGTCAGGCTACATCGTAAAGCCTTTCACCGCTGCCACGCTCAACGAAAAGCTAATCAAAATTTTTGAAAAAACAGGGCTTTAA
- the motB gene encoding flagellar motor protein MotB encodes MSDDSQQPIVVKRIKKGGAASHGGAWKIAYADFVTAMMAFFLLMWLLGSTTQGDLKGIADYFSTPLKVALGGGSGAGDSSSLIQGGGEDLSRAHGQVKRGDIDAPRRNVNLQALEAEFERMEQQRLESLKTDLEDLIDSTPTLKQFKSQMLLDLTSEGLRIQIVDEKSRPMFDSASSELKPYTRDILREIGKALNRVENHLSLSGHTDATPYAGGDKGFGNWELSTNRANASRRELVAGGMADSKVMRVVGLASTVLYDKSDPYNPINRRISIVVMNKRTEEALLRDGKVAEVEGGAAAGRLDQMAVGAEKP; translated from the coding sequence GTGAGCGACGACTCTCAACAACCCATTGTCGTTAAACGGATCAAAAAGGGCGGCGCTGCCTCCCATGGTGGTGCCTGGAAAATCGCTTATGCGGACTTCGTAACCGCGATGATGGCGTTTTTTCTGCTTATGTGGCTACTAGGTTCCACGACCCAGGGGGATCTGAAAGGTATTGCAGATTATTTTTCAACTCCCCTGAAAGTGGCTTTGGGTGGTGGCTCAGGGGCGGGTGATTCTTCCTCGTTGATTCAGGGGGGTGGGGAGGATTTGAGTCGTGCCCATGGGCAGGTGAAGCGTGGAGATATCGATGCACCCCGGCGCAATGTCAATCTTCAGGCGCTGGAAGCGGAGTTCGAGCGCATGGAGCAGCAGCGCCTGGAATCCCTGAAGACCGACCTAGAGGATCTGATCGATTCCACGCCCACATTGAAACAATTCAAGAGTCAGATGTTGCTTGATCTGACCAGCGAAGGCCTGCGCATTCAGATCGTGGATGAGAAGAGTCGTCCAATGTTTGATTCCGCCAGTTCCGAACTGAAGCCCTATACGCGGGATATCCTGCGCGAGATCGGCAAGGCCTTGAACCGGGTTGAGAACCATCTTTCCCTCTCCGGCCACACCGATGCCACGCCCTATGCAGGAGGAGACAAGGGGTTCGGTAATTGGGAGCTTTCCACCAATCGAGCCAATGCATCCCGCCGGGAGCTGGTGGCAGGAGGGATGGCGGATTCGAAGGTCATGCGTGTTGTGGGCTTGGCCTCAACAGTGTTGTACGACAAAAGCGATCCCTATAACCCGATCAATCGGCGTATCAGCATCGTCGTAATGAACAAGCGTACCGAGGAGGCACTCTTGCGGGACGGCAAGGTTGCGGAGGTGGAAGGGGGGGCGGCTGCTGGTCGGCTTGACCAAATGGCCGTCGGCGCCGAAAAACCATAA
- a CDS encoding chemotaxis protein yields MSDLLKNIDARTRLAGTNKLEILLFSLGMDHRSGRCETFGINVFKVREVMRTPAITAAPDMPSSVKGMVSLRGALVPVVDLAEYIGMQPETPRDIMIVTEYNGHTQGFLVETVDTILRLDWSQMRVPPEMLTANLGGLVTAVTELADGRLVMMLDVERVLSETAKYDDAFLFQNIESLGRNDLTVLFADDSSVARGQIERTLDAMGIKHIGAINGHAAWAELQKIAAHAKINGKPVKDYIQLILTDVEMPEMDGYILTKTIKSDPQFAGIPVIMHSSLSSMSNQQLGRSVGVDEYVPKFEPLRLAETLTRLLLARRPEIAA; encoded by the coding sequence ATGTCTGATCTATTAAAGAACATCGATGCACGAACCCGTCTTGCCGGCACCAACAAGCTGGAGATATTGTTGTTCTCTCTGGGGATGGACCATCGATCCGGTCGATGCGAGACTTTCGGGATAAATGTTTTCAAGGTGCGAGAGGTGATGCGCACCCCGGCCATTACTGCGGCTCCTGACATGCCCTCATCAGTGAAGGGTATGGTCAGTCTGCGCGGCGCCTTGGTGCCTGTGGTTGATTTGGCTGAATATATAGGGATGCAGCCGGAAACCCCCCGCGACATCATGATCGTTACCGAGTACAACGGCCACACTCAGGGTTTTCTGGTGGAAACGGTGGATACCATATTGCGGCTCGACTGGTCCCAGATGCGGGTTCCTCCGGAGATGCTGACGGCGAATCTTGGTGGGTTGGTGACTGCCGTGACGGAGCTGGCGGACGGCCGCTTGGTGATGATGCTCGATGTGGAGCGTGTACTGTCGGAGACCGCGAAATACGATGATGCTTTTCTGTTCCAGAATATCGAGTCTCTGGGGAGGAATGATCTCACCGTACTGTTTGCCGATGACTCTTCCGTAGCCCGGGGGCAGATTGAACGCACTCTCGATGCTATGGGAATCAAACATATCGGCGCCATCAACGGACACGCTGCATGGGCGGAACTGCAAAAAATTGCAGCCCATGCCAAAATCAACGGGAAGCCTGTCAAGGACTACATCCAACTGATTCTGACCGACGTAGAAATGCCGGAAATGGATGGTTATATCCTGACTAAGACCATCAAATCGGACCCGCAATTTGCCGGCATTCCGGTGATCATGCATTCCTCCTTATCTTCCATGTCGAATCAACAGCTTGGGCGCTCGGTGGGTGTGGATGAATATGTTCCGAAATTCGAGCCCCTACGATTGGCGGAGACCCTGACCCGGCTCTTGCTGGCCCGTCGTCCGGAAATTGCGGCCTGA
- a CDS encoding TonB-dependent receptor: protein MRNRKSLLAVRLLPLLIATAYAGGAIADDTKLEEVIITAQKRAERLQDVPISVSAISGSQLETRGIEGSKDLASLAPSLMVTYGNSGNSTMSIISIRGSGSGSPSIFLDTAVGTYVDGVYAGKNQGGLFDIIDMERVEVLRGPQGTLFGRNTLAGAINFVTKKPSGVFGGSVGIDVGNYGSHIERVSVDLPRMGALNLSLAARNENRDGYVKSQTGQDAGKTDKQSYRLAATLDITSKLQAFYSFDHTEVDNVQLPVSLYTPFGWKGSASSAASGLSAANRAAVLAGASDEFPSGRNPTPGFAEWERMKTDNHALTLSYQVNANNTVKYIYSDREMKWSDQLDLDGITANIYAYGRDTKLKTESHELQWVGNVGQLKYVAGYYTYKENSRTVNPQTSGGSTNWATDFSGSVDAKALFAQLDYDFTDKWSGSLGIRRSIDEKGVDSSQYGTGASYRGAMTAAGITTLNGVTSAGDTLSVVAPGTYFDVSKIGSLPPVFNATAKRSFASTTPAVSLTYKVNDGLNVYGRVAKGFRSGGFAAEAGGSSTAQVAAARTTPFNPEKSTTTELGFKSNFWDGKAALSGAIYQNKITDLQTSQLVPGTTSSIIVNAGKATYKGFELEGQLVVADGWRLGMSWGRINARFDEYMDNGFTPGTLNYSGAVIDTAGNRVNGYAPKNTLNFNVDGRLAKTAWGTLRGTMDITYTDKMHNIPGNKNLYAANAGGANDAALTLVPSRTLVNARLTLAGVPVGGPGRADVALWVRNLADVRKPVNYIDLSYYRVASWTEPRMYGMSFNYKW, encoded by the coding sequence ATGCGTAACCGAAAAAGCTTGCTTGCCGTACGCCTACTCCCCCTGCTGATCGCCACTGCCTATGCAGGTGGCGCCATCGCAGACGACACCAAACTGGAAGAAGTCATCATCACTGCCCAGAAGCGCGCCGAGCGCCTGCAGGATGTGCCGATTTCCGTCTCTGCGATTAGCGGCTCCCAACTGGAAACCCGCGGTATTGAGGGCAGCAAGGATCTGGCCTCCCTGGCACCTTCCCTGATGGTGACCTATGGCAATTCGGGCAACAGCACCATGTCCATTATTTCCATCCGAGGCAGCGGCAGCGGTTCCCCGTCCATCTTCCTCGATACGGCGGTCGGCACCTATGTTGACGGCGTCTATGCCGGTAAAAACCAGGGCGGATTGTTCGACATCATCGATATGGAGCGCGTAGAAGTGCTGCGGGGCCCCCAGGGCACCCTCTTCGGCCGCAACACCCTGGCCGGCGCCATCAACTTTGTAACCAAGAAACCCAGCGGCGTGTTTGGCGGTTCCGTCGGCATCGATGTCGGCAACTATGGTTCCCATATCGAACGGGTATCGGTGGACCTGCCCCGGATGGGCGCCCTGAACCTGAGTTTGGCCGCCCGCAACGAGAATCGCGATGGCTATGTCAAGAGCCAGACGGGCCAAGATGCCGGCAAGACAGACAAGCAGAGTTACCGCCTTGCGGCCACCCTGGATATCACTTCGAAACTTCAGGCTTTCTATTCCTTTGACCACACCGAAGTAGACAACGTCCAGCTGCCTGTCAGCCTTTACACGCCCTTTGGCTGGAAAGGCTCCGCCAGTAGTGCTGCCAGCGGGTTGAGCGCGGCGAATAGGGCTGCTGTCTTGGCTGGGGCAAGCGACGAATTCCCCTCGGGCAGAAATCCGACCCCCGGTTTTGCCGAATGGGAAAGGATGAAGACGGATAACCATGCCCTCACCCTGTCCTATCAGGTGAATGCCAATAACACAGTCAAGTACATCTACTCCGACCGTGAAATGAAATGGTCCGACCAGCTGGACCTGGACGGCATTACCGCGAATATTTATGCCTACGGACGGGATACCAAACTCAAGACCGAATCCCATGAACTGCAATGGGTGGGCAACGTGGGGCAGTTGAAGTATGTGGCTGGCTACTACACCTATAAGGAAAATAGCCGTACGGTCAATCCTCAGACCAGTGGCGGCAGCACGAACTGGGCGACGGACTTCTCGGGCAGTGTCGATGCCAAGGCGCTGTTTGCCCAGTTGGACTATGACTTTACCGACAAGTGGTCAGGCAGCCTGGGTATCCGCCGCTCCATCGATGAAAAGGGTGTGGACTCCAGCCAGTACGGTACAGGTGCAAGCTACAGGGGAGCAATGACCGCTGCGGGCATCACGACCCTCAATGGTGTCACCAGTGCAGGCGACACCCTTTCGGTGGTTGCACCGGGAACATACTTTGACGTGAGCAAGATCGGTTCCCTGCCCCCCGTGTTCAATGCCACTGCGAAGCGCTCCTTTGCATCGACCACCCCGGCCGTGAGTCTGACCTACAAGGTCAATGACGGGCTGAACGTCTATGGCCGGGTCGCCAAGGGTTTCCGTTCCGGTGGCTTCGCTGCCGAAGCGGGCGGCAGCTCCACGGCACAAGTTGCTGCAGCCAGGACGACCCCCTTTAATCCGGAAAAATCAACCACCACCGAACTGGGTTTCAAGTCCAACTTCTGGGATGGCAAGGCTGCATTGAGTGGTGCCATCTACCAGAACAAGATCACCGACCTGCAAACCAGCCAGTTGGTCCCAGGCACAACCAGTTCCATCATCGTGAATGCGGGCAAGGCCACCTACAAGGGCTTCGAACTGGAAGGCCAGCTCGTGGTGGCCGACGGCTGGCGCCTGGGGATGAGCTGGGGACGTATCAATGCCAGGTTCGACGAGTACATGGACAATGGGTTCACGCCCGGTACCTTGAACTACAGCGGTGCCGTAATCGACACCGCCGGCAACCGCGTGAATGGCTATGCGCCGAAGAACACCCTCAACTTCAACGTGGACGGTCGCCTGGCCAAGACGGCCTGGGGCACCCTGCGCGGCACCATGGACATCACCTATACGGACAAGATGCATAACATCCCGGGCAACAAGAACCTTTATGCCGCCAATGCAGGGGGCGCCAATGACGCAGCCCTGACCCTCGTGCCTTCGCGGACTCTGGTGAATGCGCGCCTGACCCTGGCCGGCGTGCCAGTGGGCGGACCAGGCCGGGCCGATGTCGCCCTGTGGGTGCGCAACCTGGCCGACGTACGCAAGCCCGTCAATTACATTGACCTCAGCTACTATCGCGTCGCTTCCTGGACCGAGCCCCGCATGTACGGCATGTCCTTCAACTACAAGTGGTAA
- the metK gene encoding methionine adenosyltransferase, whose translation MSQEYFFTSESVSEGHPDKVADQISDAILDAILAQDRHARVAAETLTNTGLVVLAGEITTHANVDYIQIARDTIKEIGYDNTESGIDYKGCAVLVAYDKQSPDIAQGVNKAYDDNLDQGAGDQGLMFGYACDETDTLMPLPIHLSHRLVERQSQLRKNGRLSWLRPDAKSQVTVRYKDGKADAIDTVVLSTQHAPDISLEAIREAVIEDIIKPVLPKELIKGEIKYLVNPTGRFVVGGPQGDCGLTGRKIIVDTYGGAAPHGGGAFSGKDPSKVDRSGAYAGRYIAKNIVAAGLASRCLVQVSYAIGVSHPTSVWVTTYGTGKISDEKIAELVKRHFDLRPKGIVNMLDLLRPIYKKTAAYGHFGREDAEFSWEAIDKAAALRADAGL comes from the coding sequence ATGTCTCAAGAGTATTTCTTCACTTCCGAATCGGTTTCCGAAGGCCACCCCGACAAGGTCGCCGACCAGATATCAGACGCCATCCTCGACGCCATCCTGGCCCAGGACAGGCATGCCCGGGTGGCCGCCGAGACTCTGACCAACACCGGTCTGGTGGTACTGGCCGGCGAGATCACCACCCACGCCAACGTTGATTACATCCAGATAGCCCGGGACACCATCAAGGAAATCGGCTACGACAACACCGAGTCCGGCATCGACTACAAGGGCTGCGCCGTCCTTGTAGCCTATGATAAACAGTCCCCCGACATCGCTCAGGGCGTGAATAAAGCCTACGACGACAACCTGGACCAGGGTGCCGGCGACCAGGGCCTGATGTTCGGCTATGCCTGCGACGAGACCGACACCCTGATGCCCCTGCCCATTCACCTGTCTCACCGCCTGGTGGAACGCCAATCCCAGTTGCGCAAGAATGGCCGGCTGTCCTGGTTGCGGCCGGATGCCAAGTCCCAGGTGACGGTACGCTACAAGGACGGCAAGGCCGACGCCATCGACACCGTGGTGCTCTCCACCCAGCATGCCCCGGACATCAGCCTGGAGGCCATCCGGGAAGCCGTAATCGAGGACATCATCAAGCCAGTGTTGCCCAAGGAACTGATCAAGGGCGAGATCAAGTATCTGGTCAACCCCACCGGCCGCTTCGTGGTGGGCGGCCCCCAGGGTGACTGCGGCCTCACGGGACGCAAGATCATTGTAGACACTTATGGTGGCGCAGCACCCCATGGCGGCGGAGCCTTCTCGGGTAAGGACCCCTCCAAGGTAGACCGTTCTGGCGCCTATGCCGGCCGTTATATCGCGAAGAACATCGTCGCCGCGGGCCTGGCCAGCCGGTGTCTGGTCCAGGTCTCCTACGCCATCGGCGTTTCCCATCCCACCAGCGTCTGGGTCACCACCTATGGCACCGGAAAAATTTCCGACGAAAAGATCGCCGAACTGGTGAAGCGACATTTCGACCTGCGCCCCAAGGGCATCGTCAATATGCTCGACCTGCTCCGCCCCATTTACAAGAAAACCGCCGCCTACGGCCACTTCGGCCGCGAGGATGCAGAATTCAGTTGGGAGGCCATAGACAAGGCCGCTGCCCTGCGGGCAGACGCAGGACTGTAA
- the motA gene encoding flagellar motor stator protein MotA, giving the protein MFVIIGYIMVLGAVLGGFILAGGHVHSLIQPTELLTIGGAAIGSFMVANPPKVIKATFAAVPKVLKGSHLNKALYMDLLAMLYEILAKVRKEGLMSIEGDIESPDSSPIFSKYPVIVSDHHVIEFLTDYLRMMVGGNLNAFEIENLMDNEIETHHHEGEIPIHALSKVADALPAFGIVAAVMGVVHTMESVGIPPAELGKLIAAALVGTFLGILLSYGFVSPVATAMEHKLHEESKIFQCMKVVLLASMSGYAPQVAVEFGRKVLYSSDRPSFIELEDDLKARKGK; this is encoded by the coding sequence ATGTTTGTAATTATCGGCTACATCATGGTTTTGGGAGCGGTACTGGGAGGGTTCATCCTGGCTGGTGGGCATGTCCACTCCCTGATTCAACCCACAGAATTGCTGACCATCGGCGGTGCCGCCATTGGGTCGTTCATGGTGGCGAACCCCCCAAAGGTGATCAAGGCGACCTTCGCGGCGGTCCCAAAGGTATTGAAGGGCTCCCATCTGAACAAGGCCCTCTACATGGACCTCCTGGCCATGTTGTATGAAATTCTGGCCAAGGTTCGTAAGGAAGGCCTGATGTCCATTGAGGGGGACATTGAGAGTCCGGACTCAAGCCCGATCTTCTCCAAGTATCCGGTCATTGTCAGCGACCATCATGTAATTGAGTTCCTGACGGATTATCTGCGCATGATGGTGGGCGGCAATCTCAATGCATTCGAAATTGAGAACCTGATGGACAATGAAATCGAGACGCACCACCACGAGGGCGAGATACCCATCCACGCTTTGTCCAAGGTGGCGGATGCGTTGCCAGCCTTCGGTATCGTGGCGGCAGTCATGGGGGTGGTGCATACCATGGAGTCCGTGGGTATCCCCCCGGCGGAGCTAGGGAAGTTGATTGCGGCGGCCCTGGTAGGTACATTTTTGGGCATCCTGCTTTCCTACGGCTTTGTTTCACCGGTAGCAACCGCGATGGAGCATAAGCTTCACGAGGAATCGAAAATATTCCAGTGCATGAAAGTGGTTCTCCTGGCCAGTATGAGCGGTTATGCCCCTCAGGTGGCGGTTGAGTTCGGCCGTAAAGTGCTCTATTCCAGCGATCGTCCAAGCTTTATCGAGCTGGAGGACGACCTCAAGGCCCGCAAGGGAAAGTGA